A stretch of Apostichopus japonicus isolate 1M-3 chromosome 9, ASM3797524v1, whole genome shotgun sequence DNA encodes these proteins:
- the LOC139973829 gene encoding uncharacterized protein has product MTPLKTQSFIVHGSSYFVFQQPAYPRDCKEVSNACYSTHNTSGVYLIKPDGHPEPFEAYCNNDLDTGGWTVLQRRGSDSVNFSRSWKDFRNGFGFLGSEFWIGNEKIAVLTNQKRYQLRMDFENVAGETYHVTYDEFRISDESGDYYISSLGTFERSDETIPEWCPANEIFSDETCERTCDEPNTCNSATSRAKSEQCVCVGDYMRQQGQCIPLNQCNCFVADKGGVLMEGHFYINSRCTRKSTCRNNRLVDESYQCSSHATCATKSGVRKCYCNTNYEGDGVTCTSLPKDCYDLYVSGTRSDGVYTIYPDGWPSGIQVYCEMESNGGGWTVFQRRSSAYVDFYSGWSDYKNGFGNKNHDHWLGNKYIHSMTNQKTYQLRIDLRDSGSSSKYAVYSTFSIHHEADKYRLSVGSHRGNTGYDSMSGSNNKPFSTKDRDNDGWSSYRCAERHRGAWWFYDQWDCRRYYSASYCRSDCPNYS; this is encoded by the exons ATGACACCATTAAAAACTCAGAGTTTCATTGTGCACG GTtcttcatactttgtttttcaacaacctgcgtatccgagagattgcaaagaAGTATCGAATGCATGTTACTCTACCCACAATACATCTGGAGTGTATcttattaaaccagatggccatccggaaccgtttgaggcttactgtaacaatgatcttgatactggtggatggacg GTATTACAGCGACGAGGATCGGATTCTGTAAATTTTAGTAGAAGTTGGAAAGACTTTAGaaatggctttggctttctagggagtgagttttggatcggaaatgagaaaattgccgtcttaacaaatcaaaagcgaTACCAACTGCGAATGGACTTTGAGAACGTTGCTGGAGAAACTTACCATGTAACATACGATGAGtttcgtatctcagatgaatCGGGGGATTATTATATATCTAGTTTAGGAACATTCGAAAGATCAGACG AAACAATCCCTGAATGGTGTCCAGCCAATGAGATATTTAGCGATGAGACCTGTGAGAGGACTTGTGACGAACCTAATACTTGCAACTCAGCTACCTCTCGCGCAAAATCAGAGCAATGTGTTTGTGTCGGTGATTATATGAGACAGCAAGGACAATGCATCCCTCTCAACCAatgcaactgcttcgttgctgacaaaggagGTGTACTAatg gagggccacttttacatcaattcaagatgtacacggaaatcaacttgtaggaacaaccggcttgtagatgagagttaccagtgtagtagtcacgcaacctgtgctacGAAGAgtggtgtccgtaaatgttactgcaatacaaactacgaaggggacggagtgacgtgcacaaGCCTCCCAAAAGATTGCTACGATCTTTATGTTTCCGGTACACGCAGTGATGGAGTTTACACCATTTACCCTGATGGTTGGCCAAGCGGCATTCAGGtttactgtgagatggaaagtaacggaggaggatggacg gTTTTCCAGCGACGATCGAGTGCCTACGTTGACTTTTATAGTGGTTGGTCGGACTACAAGAACGGTTTCGGTAATAAAAATCATGACCACTGGCTAGGTAATAAATATATCCACTCTATGACCAACCAGAAAACTTACCAGCTTCGAATTGATCTAAGGGACTCCGGCTCATCATCAAAATACGCCGTCTATTCGACTTTTAGCATTCATCACGAAGCAGACAAGTATCGACTATCAGTTGGATCACACAGGGGAAATACAG GTTATGATAGTATGTCTGGTAGCAACAATAAACCGTTCAGTACAAAAGACCGGGACAACGATGGATGGAGCAGCTACCGCTGCGCTGAGAGACACCGAGGAGCCTGGTGGTTCTATGATCAATGGGACTGTAGACGTTATTATTCTGCTTCTTATTGTCGGTCTGACTGTCCCAACTATagttaa
- the LOC139973677 gene encoding uncharacterized protein isoform X2 has translation MSGIQFSCIFHCFLLGICIYSSMAGSVVFFKCTKPHSYKDAVMPCDGNCNNQIELIPSTDERIKTETALSGIKSTWMHSTDEMRSLMSTGETLTPSISSLGTKLSDRTTTSVHTTDGMRILPSTDEMTTRSKKLLSTTVMPTTDETTLLRSTDKMTTINKNEFSTTSMVSTGARIKQETTVGEIKSTSMLSTEEIRLLTSTVETPSTTTDTSTTVLSTTRMPTTESCPANMIWMNCSCQTTCDDPDGLNGCFKSCDDEPGYTCVCPDGFLIRDGACIPLYECGCYHSSMGVISNGSSHLNLDCTRHCTCENDVLHCEEYSCSHHATCKNQGQNSYCECKESYWGNGTTCQVITNCQDVYNGLSTEEGIHWISPPSWPHESFQVYCKDGWMLFQKRVGGSVSFYETWNNYRDGFGDLNSSFWLGNEKLHVISAQSDHQLRIDIWFNNTNDDSAYLHYNLFRVSSEATQYQITLGSYTGSYVVSNGRRCFGA, from the exons ATGAGTGGAATTCAGTTTTCGTGTATCTTTCATTGCTTCCTTCTTGGTATTTGCATTTATTCTTCGATGGCGGGAAGCGTTG tttttttcaaGTGCACAAAACCACACTCATATAAAGATGCCGTTATGCCTTGTGATGGTAACTGTAACAATCAAATAGAGCTAATACCGAGTACCG ATGAGAGAATAAAAACGGAAACAGCACTGAGTGGAATCAAATCAACATGGATGCACTCTACTGATGAAATGCGATCATTAATGTCAACCGGTGAAACGCTAACACCATCAATAAGTTCGCTGGGAACGAAATTGAGTGACCGAACAACAACTTCGGTCCACACAACAGATGGAATGCGAATATTACCGTCAACTGATGAAATGACAACACGATCGAAAAAATTGTTGTCAACAACAGTGATGCCTACAACAG ATGAAACAACATTACTTCGGTCAACCGATAAAATGACAACCATCAACAAAAATGAATTTTCAACAACATCGATGGTCTCAACAG GTGCGAGAattaaacaagaaacaacaGTGGGTGAAATCAAGTCAACGTCGATGCTATCTACGGAAGAAATACGTTTATTAACGTCAACCGTTGAAACGCCATCGACAACTACAGATACAAGTACAACTGTGCTATCAACAACACGGATGCCTACAACAG AATCCTGCCCAGCAAACATGATATGGATGAACTGTTCATGCCAAACTACGTGCGATGATCCCGACGGACTCAACGGATGTTTTAAAAGCTGTGACGATGAACCAGGTTACACGTGTGTCTGTCCAGATGGATTCCTAATCAGAGATGGTGCATGCATACCGTTGTATGAATGCGGATGCTACCACTCGTCCATGGGAGTCATTTCG AACGGATCATCGCATCTTAACTTGGACTGCACAAGACATTGCACATGTGAAAATGATGTTCTCCACTGTGAAGAATACTCTTGCAGTCATCATGCAACCTGTAAGAACCAAGGTCAAAATTCATATTGCGAGTGTAAAGAGAGCTACTGGGGAAATGGTACGACTTGTCAAGTAATCACAAACTGTCAGGATGTTTATAATGGTTTGTCCACCGAAGAAGGCATTCATTGGATAAGTCCACCTTCTTGGCCACATGAATCATTCCAAGTTTACTGCAAAGATGGTTGGATG CTGTTTCAGAAGCGGGTTGGTGGATCTGTTTCATTTTATGAGACTTGGAATAACTACAGAGATGGATTTGGTGATCTTAACTCTAGTTTCTGGCTTGGAAATGAGAAATTACACGTCATATCAGCTCAGAGTGATCATCAACTAAGAATTGATATTTGGTTCAACAATACCAATGATGACAGTGCATATCTTCATTACAACCTGTTTCGAGTTAGCTCCGAGGCAACACAATACCAGATAACGCTTGGAAGCTACACAGGGAGCTACG TTGTAAGCAACGGAAGAAGATGTTTTGGAGCGTGA